A part of Synechococcus sp. KORDI-49 genomic DNA contains:
- a CDS encoding SDR family oxidoreductase, which produces MATYLVTGANRGIGLEYCRQLQARGDQVIAVCRQSSPELRDLTVRIEDGIELSSEPAIADLVQRLDAQPLDGVILNAGILQSMGLADLDAEGIRRQFEVNALAPLLLARALVPQMPRGSRLALMTSRMGSIDDNSSGGSYGYRMSKVALNIAGKSLAIDLEPRGIAVAILHPGLVRTRMIQFHPSGISPEESVAGLLARIDALTMETSGSFWHANGQRLPW; this is translated from the coding sequence ATGGCGACTTATCTGGTGACCGGTGCGAACCGCGGCATCGGGCTCGAGTACTGCCGCCAGCTGCAGGCCCGCGGCGACCAGGTGATTGCCGTCTGCCGCCAGAGCTCCCCCGAGCTGCGGGATCTGACGGTGCGCATCGAAGACGGCATTGAACTGAGCAGCGAGCCGGCGATCGCTGATCTGGTGCAGCGCCTCGATGCGCAGCCGCTGGATGGAGTGATCCTCAATGCCGGGATCCTCCAGTCGATGGGACTGGCTGATCTCGATGCGGAGGGCATCCGCCGCCAGTTCGAGGTGAATGCCCTGGCGCCGCTGCTGCTGGCACGGGCGCTTGTGCCGCAGATGCCCCGCGGCTCCAGGCTGGCGCTGATGACCAGCCGCATGGGCTCGATCGACGACAACAGCTCCGGAGGGTCCTATGGATATCGGATGTCGAAGGTGGCACTCAACATCGCGGGCAAATCGCTGGCGATCGATCTGGAGCCGCGTGGCATTGCCGTGGCGATCCTGCATCCCGGGCTGGTGCGCACGCGGATGATTCAGTTCCATCCCAGCGGCATCAGCCCGGAGGAGTCTGTGGCGGGATTGCTGGCACGGATTGATGCGCTGACCATGGAGACCAGCGGCAGCTTCTGGCATGCCAACGGCCAACGGCTGCCGTGGTGA
- a CDS encoding ABC transporter permease, which yields MTATAAAATKGRGSGLLSMFTLGATPSGPVRGGLQVASLLIPLLVWAAIASLGLVDEKFLPSPGAVFRSLASMAESGILFQDIVASTGRVFAGFLLATVLAVPIGICMGVYPAVCALCEPLIAMLRYMPAAAFIPLLIIYLGIGEEPKIALIFLGTIYFNILMVMDAVKFVPKELIETTLTLGGRSRQVLVQVVARYSLPSIIDTLRINIATSWNLVVVAELVAAEVGLGKRIQLAQRFFRTDQIFAELIVLGLIGFAIDMGFRLLLRLSCRWAV from the coding sequence ATGACTGCCACGGCCGCCGCTGCAACCAAGGGGAGGGGCTCAGGGCTCCTCTCCATGTTCACCCTGGGGGCCACCCCGTCGGGGCCAGTGCGCGGTGGCCTGCAGGTCGCCTCCCTGCTCATCCCACTGCTGGTCTGGGCGGCCATCGCCTCTCTGGGCCTGGTGGACGAGAAGTTCCTGCCATCACCGGGAGCTGTGTTCCGCTCCCTGGCCTCCATGGCCGAGAGCGGCATCCTGTTCCAGGACATCGTCGCCAGCACCGGGCGGGTGTTCGCTGGCTTTCTGCTCGCCACCGTTCTGGCGGTTCCGATCGGCATCTGCATGGGGGTGTACCCGGCGGTCTGCGCCCTGTGCGAACCCCTGATCGCCATGCTCCGCTACATGCCGGCAGCAGCGTTCATCCCCCTGCTGATCATCTACCTCGGCATCGGCGAGGAACCCAAGATCGCGCTGATCTTTCTCGGAACGATCTACTTCAACATCCTGATGGTGATGGATGCGGTGAAGTTCGTTCCCAAGGAACTGATCGAAACCACCCTCACCCTCGGCGGCCGCAGCCGCCAGGTGCTGGTGCAGGTGGTGGCCCGCTACAGCCTGCCCAGCATCATCGACACCCTGCGCATCAACATCGCCACCTCCTGGAACCTGGTGGTGGTGGCCGAGCTGGTGGCGGCCGAAGTGGGGCTGGGCAAACGCATTCAACTGGCCCAGCGCTTCTTCCGCACCGATCAGATCTTTGCCGAACTGATCGTGCTGGGGTTGATCGGCTTCGCCATCGACATGGGCTTCCGACTGCTGCTGCGCCTCAGCTGCCGCTGGGCGGTCTGA
- a CDS encoding J domain-containing protein: protein MGFDPRDWSRASRPRQERVTSNVEALLAENDALRREVMRLTRELDLLRRPQHQPPVADPARISREQVLQWGEALAGQPGWSGLRQAALEALIVRLNRLGFPGHLTLQQRLDRLVSGLGTDLLSAVGGKATKKSTAVLAAFALYGVRASEWLDEDPKRVVLDLQQQLQQSEARRRGRRTRTDQRKTDQRTPDEPWGSRAAALAVLGLEAGASAEAIKQAHRRLVKRHHPDMGGSAEAFRRVNEAYQRLMA, encoded by the coding sequence GTGGGCTTTGATCCACGCGACTGGTCGCGCGCGTCACGGCCACGTCAGGAGCGGGTCACCAGCAACGTGGAGGCGTTGCTGGCGGAGAACGATGCGCTGCGGCGCGAGGTGATGCGGCTCACCCGTGAGCTGGACCTGCTGCGTCGGCCCCAACACCAACCGCCGGTCGCTGATCCCGCGCGGATCAGTCGTGAGCAGGTGTTGCAGTGGGGTGAGGCTCTGGCCGGTCAACCGGGTTGGAGCGGTCTGCGTCAAGCTGCGCTCGAGGCGTTGATCGTGCGCCTCAACCGCCTCGGTTTCCCTGGGCATCTGACGCTGCAGCAACGGCTCGACCGGTTGGTGAGCGGTCTGGGCACGGATCTGCTGTCGGCGGTCGGCGGGAAGGCGACCAAGAAGTCGACGGCTGTTCTGGCGGCCTTTGCTCTGTACGGCGTGCGGGCCAGTGAATGGCTGGATGAGGATCCGAAACGGGTGGTGCTGGATCTGCAGCAGCAACTGCAGCAGAGCGAGGCCCGCCGTCGTGGGCGCCGGACGCGCACGGATCAGCGCAAGACGGATCAGCGCACGCCCGATGAACCGTGGGGGAGCAGGGCCGCTGCCCTGGCGGTGCTCGGCCTGGAGGCGGGGGCCTCTGCCGAAGCCATCAAGCAGGCCCATCGTCGCCTGGTGAAACGGCATCATCCCGACATGGGGGGATCTGCGGAGGCGTTCCGACGTGTGAACGAGGCCTATCAGCGGTTGATGGCCTGA
- a CDS encoding hydrogenase maturation nickel metallochaperone HypA gives MHEVDMTKCLLISLNEWRQRRDDPSAMVETVHLEVGRFTCVEPDQLVTTYNAAVQGSWLDGSRLTITDIPFVGRCLVCNSTYDPVPESAYRSPCCDHPLEEIVSGRELRIRSIDYRSEAGAALESGSIQRMR, from the coding sequence ATGCACGAAGTCGACATGACCAAGTGCCTGCTGATCTCCCTCAATGAATGGCGGCAGCGACGGGACGACCCCAGCGCGATGGTGGAGACCGTCCACCTCGAGGTGGGCCGCTTCACCTGCGTTGAGCCCGATCAGCTGGTGACCACCTACAACGCCGCGGTGCAGGGCAGCTGGCTGGATGGTTCCCGGCTCACCATCACCGACATTCCGTTCGTCGGTCGCTGCCTGGTCTGCAACAGCACCTACGACCCAGTCCCGGAGAGCGCCTACCGCTCCCCCTGCTGCGATCACCCACTGGAGGAGATCGTCAGCGGCCGTGAACTGCGGATCCGCAGCATCGATTACCGCAGTGAGGCCGGCGCTGCCCTTGAGTCCGGCTCCATCCAGCGCATGCGCTGA
- a CDS encoding ABC transporter ATP-binding protein produces the protein MELLVKNLSKQFGDKTVLEDINFSMQSGEFVTFVGSSGCGKSTLLRLIAGLDHPSSGSIHVDGSTVQGPGPDRGMVFQKYSLYPWLNAADNVSFGMRLQGMTSNDVRDRTAYFLEVVGLQDAATKLPRELSGGMQQRVAIARALATNPSVLLLDEPFGALDLQIRETMQDFLLNLWQRTGLTVLLITHDVEEALVLAQRVHVLAPNPGRIIRSLDVILDKSDLDQLRLSSDFLQLRRSLATSLRQLEPTIG, from the coding sequence ATGGAACTGCTGGTCAAGAATCTCTCCAAACAGTTCGGCGACAAAACAGTCCTCGAGGACATCAACTTCTCGATGCAATCCGGTGAGTTCGTCACCTTCGTCGGCAGTTCCGGCTGCGGCAAAAGCACCTTGCTGCGGCTGATCGCCGGCCTTGATCACCCCAGCAGCGGCTCGATTCACGTGGATGGATCCACCGTTCAAGGGCCCGGCCCCGACCGGGGCATGGTGTTTCAGAAATACAGCCTCTACCCCTGGCTGAATGCCGCCGACAACGTCTCCTTCGGCATGCGGCTGCAAGGCATGACATCGAACGACGTACGCGATCGCACCGCCTATTTCCTCGAGGTGGTGGGTCTGCAGGATGCCGCCACCAAACTGCCGCGGGAACTCTCCGGTGGCATGCAGCAACGGGTGGCCATCGCCCGCGCCCTGGCCACCAATCCCAGCGTGCTGCTGCTCGATGAACCCTTCGGGGCTCTGGATCTGCAAATCCGCGAAACGATGCAGGACTTCCTGCTCAATCTCTGGCAACGCACCGGACTGACCGTGCTGCTGATCACCCACGACGTGGAGGAAGCTCTGGTGCTGGCCCAGCGCGTGCACGTGCTGGCACCGAACCCCGGCCGGATCATCCGCTCGCTCGACGTGATCCTGGATAAAAGCGATCTGGATCAGCTGCGCCTCAGCAGTGATTTCCTGCAGCTGCGCCGCAGCCTGGCCACAAGCCTGCGTCAACTGGAGCCAACCATCGGGTGA
- a CDS encoding aromatic ring-hydroxylating dioxygenase subunit alpha, producing MASPQRFLPAQAYTDPQVHHWDCSGYAQRYWHPLTAGSALPAGHSLALTLLNQPLLLTRADDGTPRAFHNRCPHRGVALQHERDGATACRRLICPYHGWTYSLQGELLAAAREQGFDPPFQRQDWPLPSLPCREDGPLIWVALTPAVTPLEQQLDLVHQRVADLWRQPLHQVRILQRTLRCNWKIAHDNTLDDYHVAVAHPTTLHREQGPVRDYVHHTTALVNLLVTPHADGGCFHTFGLPPWLHLITWPDGRLALLEFLPLSLDSCCMQLRLFAPGADSDGPGLPEDAANTVWLKELLAFLDEDQALVESAQRGYRSGLVPGPVHALEQRILHWQEVYRRDLPDELTQSLSCWAYGGRSEANPPSPN from the coding sequence ATGGCGTCCCCGCAGCGGTTTCTGCCGGCCCAGGCCTACACCGATCCGCAGGTGCATCACTGGGACTGCAGCGGTTACGCCCAGCGCTACTGGCATCCACTGACCGCTGGATCGGCCCTGCCGGCCGGCCACAGCCTGGCGCTCACCCTGCTGAATCAGCCGCTTCTGCTCACCCGAGCCGATGACGGAACCCCCCGCGCCTTTCACAACCGCTGCCCCCACCGCGGCGTGGCCCTCCAGCACGAACGCGACGGAGCAACCGCCTGCCGTCGCCTGATCTGCCCGTACCACGGCTGGACCTACTCCCTGCAAGGGGAGCTGCTGGCCGCTGCCCGCGAACAGGGCTTCGATCCCCCCTTCCAACGCCAGGACTGGCCGCTCCCATCCCTGCCCTGCCGAGAGGATGGACCCTTGATCTGGGTCGCACTCACCCCGGCGGTGACGCCCCTGGAGCAGCAGCTCGACCTGGTGCATCAACGGGTGGCTGACCTCTGGAGACAGCCCCTCCATCAGGTGCGGATCCTGCAGCGCACCCTGCGCTGCAACTGGAAGATCGCCCACGACAACACCCTCGACGACTACCACGTCGCCGTGGCCCATCCGACGACGCTGCATCGCGAACAGGGGCCGGTGCGCGATTACGTCCACCACACCACGGCCCTGGTGAACCTGCTGGTGACGCCCCACGCCGATGGCGGTTGCTTTCACACCTTCGGCCTGCCCCCGTGGCTGCACCTGATCACCTGGCCGGACGGCCGGCTGGCGCTGCTGGAGTTTCTTCCCCTCAGCCTCGACAGCTGCTGCATGCAGTTGCGGCTGTTCGCTCCAGGGGCAGACAGCGACGGACCTGGACTGCCAGAGGATGCGGCCAACACCGTCTGGTTGAAGGAGCTACTGGCGTTCCTCGACGAGGACCAGGCCCTGGTGGAATCCGCCCAGCGGGGCTACCGCAGTGGACTCGTGCCCGGTCCGGTGCATGCCCTCGAACAGCGGATCCTGCATTGGCAGGAGGTCTACCGCCGGGACCTGCCGGATGAGCTGACCCAATCCCTCAGCTGCTGGGCGTATGGAGGGCGGAGCGAAGCCAACCCGCCATCGCCGAATTGA
- the hypB gene encoding hydrogenase nickel incorporation protein HypB, with the protein MHMPLEDTLGLNLLAANQHQAEHNHEHFQAWNVLCLNLMSSPGAGKTALLERSLPALAADWGMAVLEGDMTTQLDAERLEAVGIPVVPITTGRACHLDAAMVSGGLQLLKQRLDPAQLDLLLVENVGNLVCPAEFEVGEHHKVALLSVTEGDDKPLKYPLMFRQADVVLITKVDLLPHLPVELATIRRNIHSINPNATVIEVSALSGEGLDAWHQWVRQALADRTAGASTAHAPDQSPALATA; encoded by the coding sequence ATGCACATGCCTCTCGAGGACACCCTCGGTCTCAACCTCCTCGCCGCCAACCAGCACCAGGCGGAGCACAACCACGAGCATTTCCAGGCCTGGAACGTGCTCTGCCTCAACCTGATGAGCAGCCCCGGCGCCGGCAAGACCGCTCTGCTCGAACGTTCCCTGCCAGCACTGGCCGCCGATTGGGGCATGGCCGTACTGGAGGGCGACATGACCACTCAGCTCGATGCCGAGCGCCTGGAAGCCGTCGGAATTCCCGTGGTGCCGATCACCACCGGTCGGGCTTGTCATCTCGATGCCGCCATGGTGAGCGGTGGCCTCCAACTGCTGAAGCAACGTCTGGATCCAGCCCAGCTCGATCTGCTGCTGGTGGAGAACGTGGGCAACCTCGTCTGCCCTGCGGAATTCGAGGTGGGGGAACACCACAAGGTGGCCCTGCTCAGCGTCACCGAAGGCGACGACAAACCGCTGAAGTACCCGCTGATGTTCCGCCAGGCGGATGTGGTGCTGATCACCAAGGTGGATCTGCTGCCCCACCTGCCGGTGGAGCTGGCGACGATCCGCCGCAACATCCACAGCATCAATCCAAACGCCACGGTGATCGAGGTCTCCGCCCTCAGCGGCGAAGGCCTCGATGCCTGGCACCAGTGGGTGCGGCAGGCCCTTGCCGATCGCACCGCCGGAGCCTCCACAGCCCACGCGCCAGACCAATCCCCTGCTCTGGCCACCGCCTGA
- a CDS encoding glycosyltransferase family 2 protein, protein MAAAACIGLLILQLGLQQVFAVAPKLQTPPDAALPSTSLSVVIPAYNEAANIGACLAAVLSSESPCSSWEVLVVDDDSSDATTELALRTADEQGASAAEVHLVQAGPRPDGERWVGKNWACTRAMEQVSSSWVLFIDADVRLKPDALRRALAQAIDEEADLFSLAPRLVCGCLAEWMVQPIMASLLGLGFPIVAANDPALSVAFAAGPFMLFRRRSYDAIGGHRALAAEVVEDLALARRIKAEGYRLRYLLGVDAVDLRMYADLASLWEGWTKNWFLGLDRDPLRALGAAAVVVLMFSTPWLLAPAAVVLRLVLPEPAGLWSALLALALLAIVQQLVLRLWNRHRFAVPLTHWWLMGAGGLLVGAIGPVSVWRTLTGRGWTWKGRQLA, encoded by the coding sequence ATGGCCGCCGCGGCGTGCATCGGCCTGCTGATCCTGCAGCTGGGGCTGCAGCAGGTGTTCGCTGTGGCGCCCAAGCTGCAGACGCCGCCAGACGCCGCGCTGCCATCCACCTCCCTGAGTGTGGTGATTCCGGCCTACAACGAAGCCGCCAACATCGGCGCCTGCCTGGCGGCTGTGCTGAGCAGTGAGAGTCCCTGCAGCAGCTGGGAGGTGCTGGTGGTGGACGACGATTCCAGCGATGCCACAACGGAGCTGGCGCTGCGCACGGCCGACGAGCAGGGCGCGAGCGCAGCCGAGGTTCATCTGGTGCAGGCCGGACCGCGACCGGACGGGGAGCGCTGGGTGGGCAAGAACTGGGCCTGTACCCGGGCCATGGAGCAGGTGAGCAGCAGCTGGGTGCTGTTCATCGATGCCGATGTGCGCCTGAAGCCGGATGCCCTGAGACGGGCCCTCGCCCAGGCGATCGATGAGGAGGCGGATCTGTTCAGCCTGGCGCCGAGGCTGGTCTGCGGCTGCCTCGCGGAGTGGATGGTGCAGCCGATCATGGCCAGCCTGCTGGGTCTTGGCTTTCCGATCGTTGCCGCCAATGATCCGGCGTTGTCGGTCGCCTTCGCGGCGGGGCCGTTCATGTTGTTCCGGCGCCGCAGCTATGACGCGATCGGCGGACACCGCGCCCTGGCCGCCGAGGTGGTGGAGGACCTGGCCCTGGCGCGACGGATCAAAGCGGAGGGCTACCGGTTGCGGTATCTGCTCGGTGTCGATGCCGTGGACCTGCGCATGTATGCCGACCTGGCCTCGCTCTGGGAGGGCTGGACCAAGAACTGGTTCCTCGGTCTCGACCGTGATCCACTCCGGGCTCTCGGTGCGGCGGCGGTTGTGGTGCTGATGTTCAGCACCCCCTGGCTGCTGGCACCGGCTGCCGTGGTGCTGCGGTTGGTGCTGCCTGAGCCGGCAGGGCTCTGGTCTGCTCTGCTGGCGCTGGCTCTGCTGGCCATCGTTCAGCAGCTGGTTCTGCGTCTGTGGAACCGCCACCGTTTCGCTGTGCCGCTCACCCACTGGTGGCTGATGGGGGCAGGAGGGCTGCTGGTGGGTGCCATCGGTCCGGTGTCGGTATGGCGGACGCTCACCGGACGCGGCTGGACCTGGAAGGGGCGTCAGCTGGCCTGA
- a CDS encoding ABC transporter substrate-binding protein encodes MTKQLRNLLIAGLAIVLAVACAKSPTPTAVSGTPIVLGYSNWAGWWPWAIAVEEKLFEKNGVNVEMKWFDGYVQSMETFAAGKIDGNSQTLNDTISFLPGENGGEVVVLVNDNSAGNDQIIADASITSVAELKGKTVAVEEGVVDDYLLSLALKDVGLSREDVVIKGMPTDQAATAFAAGQVDAVGAFPPYTGTAMQREGARVIASSKEYPGAIPDLLTVSANLIKERPDDVQKIVKTWWDVRDFMEKNPEKSEEIMAKRAGIPTEEYEQYKDGTRFFSIEENLEAFSEGEGMQYMPYASESMADFMVSVGFIPEKPDMSNLFDSSFIKKVADS; translated from the coding sequence ATGACCAAGCAACTCCGCAATCTCCTGATCGCCGGCCTGGCGATCGTTCTGGCTGTCGCCTGCGCCAAGTCCCCCACACCCACCGCCGTCAGCGGTACGCCGATCGTGCTCGGCTACAGCAACTGGGCCGGCTGGTGGCCCTGGGCCATCGCCGTGGAGGAGAAGCTGTTCGAAAAGAACGGCGTGAATGTTGAGATGAAGTGGTTCGACGGCTACGTGCAGTCGATGGAAACCTTCGCCGCCGGCAAGATCGACGGCAATTCCCAGACCCTGAACGACACCATCTCCTTCCTGCCGGGCGAGAACGGTGGTGAAGTGGTGGTGCTGGTGAACGACAACTCCGCCGGCAACGACCAGATCATTGCTGACGCCTCGATCACCTCCGTCGCCGAGCTGAAGGGCAAGACGGTGGCGGTGGAAGAGGGCGTCGTGGACGACTACCTGCTCAGCCTGGCCCTCAAGGATGTGGGCCTCAGCCGTGAGGATGTGGTGATCAAAGGCATGCCCACCGACCAGGCCGCCACAGCCTTTGCCGCCGGGCAGGTGGATGCCGTCGGCGCCTTCCCGCCCTACACCGGCACCGCCATGCAGCGCGAGGGTGCCCGGGTGATCGCCAGCTCCAAGGAGTACCCCGGTGCCATCCCCGATCTGCTCACCGTCAGCGCCAACCTGATCAAGGAACGGCCCGACGACGTTCAGAAGATCGTCAAGACCTGGTGGGACGTGCGCGACTTCATGGAGAAGAACCCCGAGAAGTCCGAGGAGATCATGGCCAAGCGGGCCGGCATTCCCACCGAGGAATACGAGCAGTACAAGGACGGCACCCGTTTCTTCTCGATCGAGGAGAACCTGGAAGCCTTCAGTGAGGGCGAAGGCATGCAGTACATGCCCTACGCCTCGGAATCCATGGCGGACTTCATGGTCTCCGTTGGCTTCATTCCCGAGAAGCCGGACATGAGCAACCTGTTCGATTCCAGCTTCATCAAGAAGGTCGCCGACTCCTGA
- a CDS encoding glycosyl hydrolase family 57, translated as MTALPPIAGREAELQTLMRQDAPIWRAHSNLALDRIRSGFACALHMHQPTIPAGGNGALISHLQYMFEHQGEGDNHNAEPFAQCYRRLADLIPQLISDGCNPRIMLDYSGNLLWGVEQMGRTDITASLRHLACDPVMQRHVEWLGTFWSHAVAPSTPIPDLKLQISAWQHQFAALFGTEALQRVRGFSPPEMHLPNHPDTLYEFISALKDCGYRWLLVQEHSVETLSGEPLSQSQKYLPNQLTARNSSGDIVSITALIKTQGSDTKLVGQMQPCYEALGLQRQQLGDISIPSLVSQIADGENGGVMMNEFPSAFQQANQRIRDDGNDCVAINGSEYLELLDAAGVGSDRFPVIQAVQQQRVWAAVGETATPEAVQTAIASLQAAGDGFSMEGASWTNNLSWVQGYDNVLEPMNQLSARFHQTFDQQVSADPAVTGTPAYQEALLHLLLLETSCFRYWGQGTWTDYARTIHQRGEALLTGSTHQATRLMDR; from the coding sequence ATGACGGCCCTGCCTCCCATCGCCGGTCGTGAGGCTGAACTGCAGACCCTGATGCGGCAGGACGCCCCGATCTGGCGAGCCCACAGCAACCTGGCGCTCGATCGGATCCGATCCGGCTTCGCCTGTGCGCTGCACATGCATCAGCCCACCATTCCAGCCGGCGGCAACGGAGCGCTGATCTCCCACCTTCAGTACATGTTCGAGCACCAGGGGGAGGGGGATAACCACAACGCCGAGCCCTTCGCCCAGTGCTACAGACGGCTCGCCGATCTGATTCCGCAGCTGATCAGCGACGGCTGCAACCCGCGGATCATGCTCGATTACTCCGGAAACCTGCTCTGGGGAGTGGAGCAAATGGGCCGGACCGACATCACAGCCTCCCTACGCCACCTGGCCTGCGATCCGGTGATGCAGCGCCATGTGGAGTGGCTCGGCACGTTCTGGAGCCATGCCGTCGCGCCCTCCACGCCGATCCCTGATCTGAAGCTGCAGATCAGCGCCTGGCAGCATCAGTTCGCGGCTCTGTTCGGCACCGAGGCGCTGCAACGGGTGAGGGGCTTCTCGCCACCGGAGATGCATCTGCCCAATCACCCGGACACCCTCTACGAATTCATCAGCGCCCTGAAGGACTGCGGTTACCGCTGGCTGCTGGTGCAGGAACACAGCGTGGAGACCCTCAGCGGCGAACCTCTCAGCCAAAGCCAGAAGTACCTGCCGAATCAGCTGACCGCCCGCAACAGCAGCGGCGACATCGTGAGCATCACGGCCCTGATCAAAACCCAGGGCTCCGACACCAAGCTGGTCGGCCAGATGCAGCCCTGCTACGAGGCACTGGGACTGCAACGCCAACAGCTGGGAGACATCTCCATCCCTTCGCTGGTGAGCCAGATCGCTGACGGCGAGAACGGCGGCGTGATGATGAATGAGTTCCCCTCCGCCTTCCAGCAGGCCAATCAACGGATCCGGGACGACGGCAACGACTGCGTGGCCATCAACGGCAGCGAATACCTGGAACTGCTCGATGCCGCCGGTGTCGGCAGCGACCGGTTTCCGGTGATCCAGGCGGTGCAGCAGCAACGTGTCTGGGCAGCGGTCGGTGAGACCGCCACACCGGAAGCCGTCCAGACCGCCATCGCCTCGCTCCAGGCCGCCGGCGATGGTTTTTCGATGGAAGGTGCGTCCTGGACCAACAACCTCAGCTGGGTGCAGGGCTACGACAATGTTCTGGAGCCGATGAACCAGCTGAGCGCGCGGTTCCACCAGACATTCGATCAACAGGTGTCCGCAGACCCGGCCGTCACCGGCACGCCGGCCTACCAGGAGGCCTTGCTGCACCTTCTGCTGCTCGAGACCAGCTGCTTCCGTTACTGGGGCCAGGGCACCTGGACCGACTACGCCCGGACCATTCATCAACGCGGTGAAGCGCTGTTGACCGGTTCCACGCACCAGGCAACGCGTTTGATGGATCGCTGA
- a CDS encoding sugar phosphate isomerase/epimerase: MQLFQSLWGWDDSLEAALDRAASQGFDGLECNIDHACMEPLPPDEVRQLFLARGNPLILEITTGGGYTPDLADGPQQHLDQLVRALDRARRMDPLKINLITGSDSWPEPEQHRFLEAVLDLTEAEPCPVMVETHRSRSLFNPWQMPVWLERHPRLRLTADLSHWCCVAERLMTPDLIPIQVMAERVDHIHARIGHAQGPSVSHPFAPEWADALEAHRRCWQLFVDAVGTSAQPVTITPEFGPDGYMPLQPFSAEPVADIAAINSAMAGWLRSALHTPSS, encoded by the coding sequence GTGCAACTGTTCCAATCACTCTGGGGCTGGGATGATTCTCTGGAAGCCGCCTTGGATCGTGCCGCGAGCCAGGGATTCGACGGCCTGGAATGCAACATCGACCATGCCTGCATGGAACCACTGCCGCCTGATGAGGTGCGGCAGCTGTTCCTCGCCCGTGGGAACCCGCTGATCCTGGAAATCACCACCGGTGGCGGGTACACACCCGATCTCGCGGATGGCCCCCAGCAGCACCTTGATCAGCTTGTGCGGGCCTTGGATCGTGCCAGGAGGATGGACCCACTCAAGATCAATCTGATCACGGGCAGCGACAGTTGGCCTGAGCCCGAGCAGCATCGGTTCCTGGAAGCAGTTCTTGATCTCACCGAGGCTGAGCCCTGTCCGGTGATGGTGGAGACCCATCGCAGCCGCAGTCTGTTCAACCCCTGGCAGATGCCGGTCTGGCTCGAGCGTCATCCGCGGTTGCGGCTCACGGCAGACCTGAGCCATTGGTGTTGCGTTGCCGAACGATTGATGACGCCCGATCTGATTCCGATCCAGGTGATGGCTGAACGGGTCGATCACATCCATGCCCGGATCGGCCATGCCCAAGGGCCTTCGGTGAGCCATCCCTTCGCGCCGGAGTGGGCCGATGCGCTGGAGGCCCATCGTCGTTGCTGGCAGCTGTTCGTGGATGCCGTCGGCACATCGGCTCAACCAGTCACGATCACCCCCGAGTTCGGACCGGACGGCTACATGCCCTTGCAGCCCTTCAGCGCAGAACCGGTGGCTGATATCGCGGCGATCAATTCGGCGATGGCGGGTTGGCTTCGCTCCGCCCTCCATACGCCCAGCAGCTGA